A genomic segment from Maniola jurtina chromosome 9, ilManJurt1.1, whole genome shotgun sequence encodes:
- the LOC123868090 gene encoding tyrosine-protein kinase Src64B isoform X1, which yields MGNKCCSRRHDPDRPLVYPAYKKNEAGFTTCPSLETRYTGEPNNRAVTRRPADIVRTRNPGACISNGGRRVVKALCAYTARAESDISFRKGDRMEVLSDAEPDWWRVLHLSTRREGLVPANFVAEESSVECEDWFFPHVSRKEADKLLLAEINPRGTFLVRPAEHNPHGFSLSVKDWEEGRGYHVKHYKIKPLDNGGFYIATNQTFPSLPALVMSYTKNALGLCHVLARPCPKPEPQMWDLGPELRDKWEIPRSQIQLIKKLGQGNFGEVYYGKWCNNIEVAVKTLREGTMSKQAFLQEASIMKKFRHKRLVALYAVCSQQEPVYIVQEYMCKGSLLEFLRNGEGKSLHFEDLVYVAAQVASGMEYLESKLLIHRDLAARNVLIGENNVAKICDFGLARVIEDNEYCPKQGSRFPVKWTAPEAIIYGRFSIKSDVWSYGILLMELFTYGQIPYPGLHGKEVIEQVERGYRMPKPVGHYLPDDIYRLMLQCWDAIPEKRPTFEFLNHYFESFTVTSEIPYREVQD from the exons ATGGGTAACAAGTGCTGCAGCCGCCGCCACGACCCCGACCGACCCTTAG TATACCCAGCGTACAAGAAGAACGAGGCAGGCTTCACAACATGCCCATCGCTGGAGACGCGGTACACTGGCGAGCCCAACAATCGCGCGGTCACTCGCAGACCAGCAGACATCGTGCGCACCAGAAACCCTGGAGCAT GTATATCGAACGGCGGGCGTCGTGTAGTGAAAGCACTATGTGCGTACACGGCCCGAGCGGAGTCCGACATCTCCTTCCGCAAGGGAGACCGTATGGAGGTGCTGAGCGATGCGGAACCCGACTGGTGGCGGGTTTTACACCTGTCTACCAGGCGGGAAGGACTCGTACCAGCTAACTTTGTAGCGGAAGAAAGTTCCGTGGAGTGTGAGGA CTGGTTCTTCCCACACGTATCAAGGAAGGAGGCTGATAAATTACTCCTAGCCGAAATCAATCCTCGAGGAACCTTCCTCGTGAGGCCCGCAGAACATAATCCTCACGGCTTCAGCCTTAGCGTCAAAGATTGGGAGGAGGGCAGAGGATATCATGTGAAGCATTATAAGATAAAACCGCTGGATAATGGGGGATTTTATATTGCGACGAATCAAACGTTTCCAAGCCTACCCGCGCTGGTGATGTCTTATACGA AGAATGCGCTAGGCCTGTGTCACGTGCTAGCGCGGCCCTGTCCCAAGCCTGAGCCACAGATGTGGGACCTGGGACCAGAGCTGAGGGACAAATGGGAGATCCCTAGGAGCCAGATACAACTGATCAAGAAACTGGGCCAGGGGAACTTTGGAGAAGTGTATTACGGGAAATGGTGTAACAATATTGAG GTTGCAGTAAAAACGCTACGAGAAGGCACGATGTCCAAACAAGCCTTCCTCCAAGAAGCCTCCATTATGAAGAAGTTCCGTCACAAACGACTAGTCGCCCTTTACGCGGTGTGTTCACAACAGGAGCCCGTTTACATCGTACAGGAGTATATGTGCAAAGGCTCCTTACTGGAATTCCTCAGGAATGGGGAAGGAAAGTCCCTCCATTTTGAGGATTTAGTCTACGTTGCAGCTCAAGTAGCAAGCGGAATGGAGTATCTCGAATCCAAACTACTAATACACAGAGACTTAGCAGCAAGAAATGTGTTAATAGGTGAAAATAACGTAGCGAAAATATGTGATTTCGGACTGGCTAGAGTGATCGAAGACAACGAATACTGTCCCAAACAAGGTTCCCGATTCCCTGTCAAATGGACGGCTCCCGAAGCAATTATTTATGGACGTTTCTCTATAAAAAGTGATGTTTGGTCGTATGGAATTCTTTTAATGGAGCTGTTCACATATGGTCAGATACCGTATCCAGGGTTGcatgggaaagaagttatcgaaCAAGTGGAAAGAGGTTATAGAATGCCAAAACCTGTGGGTCACTATCTACCAGATGATATTTATAGACTGATGCTCCAGTGTTGGGACGCTATCCCAGAGAAGCGACCGACGTTCGAATTCTTGAATCACTATTTCGAATCGTTCACAGTAACCAGTGAGATACCGTATAGAGAAGTGCAGGACTAG
- the LOC123868090 gene encoding tyrosine-protein kinase Src64B isoform X2, producing MEVLSDAETDWWRVLHLSTRREGLVPANFVAEESSVECEDWFFPHVSRKEADKLLLAEINPRGTFLVRPAEHNPHGFSLSVKDWEEGRGYHVKHYKIKPLDNGGFYIATNQTFPSLPALVMSYTKNALGLCHVLARPCPKPEPQMWDLGPELRDKWEIPRSQIQLIKKLGQGNFGEVYYGKWCNNIEVAVKTLREGTMSKQAFLQEASIMKKFRHKRLVALYAVCSQQEPVYIVQEYMCKGSLLEFLRNGEGKSLHFEDLVYVAAQVASGMEYLESKLLIHRDLAARNVLIGENNVAKICDFGLARVIEDNEYCPKQGSRFPVKWTAPEAIIYGRFSIKSDVWSYGILLMELFTYGQIPYPGLHGKEVIEQVERGYRMPKPVGHYLPDDIYRLMLQCWDAIPEKRPTFEFLNHYFESFTVTSEIPYREVQD from the exons ATGGAGGTGCTGAGCGATGCGGAAACCGACTGGTGGCGGGTTTTACACCTGTCTACCAGGCGGGAAGGACTCGTACCAGCTAACTTTGTAGCGGAAGAAAGTTCCGTGGAGTGTGAGGA CTGGTTCTTCCCACACGTATCAAGGAAGGAGGCTGATAAATTACTCCTAGCCGAAATCAATCCTCGAGGAACCTTCCTCGTGAGGCCCGCAGAACATAATCCTCACGGCTTCAGCCTTAGCGTCAAAGATTGGGAGGAGGGCAGAGGATATCATGTGAAGCATTATAAGATAAAACCGCTGGATAATGGGGGATTTTATATTGCGACGAATCAAACGTTTCCAAGCCTACCCGCGCTGGTGATGTCTTATACGA AGAATGCGCTAGGCCTGTGTCACGTGCTAGCGCGGCCCTGTCCCAAGCCTGAGCCACAGATGTGGGACCTGGGACCAGAGCTGAGGGACAAATGGGAGATCCCTAGGAGCCAGATACAACTGATCAAGAAACTGGGCCAGGGGAACTTTGGAGAAGTGTATTACGGGAAATGGTGTAACAATATTGAG GTTGCAGTAAAAACGCTACGAGAAGGCACGATGTCCAAACAAGCCTTCCTCCAAGAAGCCTCCATTATGAAGAAGTTCCGTCACAAACGACTAGTCGCCCTTTACGCGGTGTGTTCACAACAGGAGCCCGTTTACATCGTACAGGAGTATATGTGCAAAGGCTCCTTACTGGAATTCCTCAGGAATGGGGAAGGAAAGTCCCTCCATTTTGAGGATTTAGTCTACGTTGCAGCTCAAGTAGCAAGCGGAATGGAGTATCTCGAATCCAAACTACTAATACACAGAGACTTAGCAGCAAGAAATGTGTTAATAGGTGAAAATAACGTAGCGAAAATATGTGATTTCGGACTGGCTAGAGTGATCGAAGACAACGAATACTGTCCCAAACAAGGTTCCCGATTCCCTGTCAAATGGACGGCTCCCGAAGCAATTATTTATGGACGTTTCTCTATAAAAAGTGATGTTTGGTCGTATGGAATTCTTTTAATGGAGCTGTTCACATATGGTCAGATACCGTATCCAGGGTTGcatgggaaagaagttatcgaaCAAGTGGAAAGAGGTTATAGAATGCCAAAACCTGTGGGTCACTATCTACCAGATGATATTTATAGACTGATGCTCCAGTGTTGGGACGCTATCCCAGAGAAGCGACCGACGTTCGAATTCTTGAATCACTATTTCGAATCGTTCACAGTAACCAGTGAGATACCGTATAGAGAAGTGCAGGACTAG